CCGGTGTGATCTTCGCCAGCCTTGTGTGCGTCGATGTTCCTCGGCGCCTTGCATCCCTTTACTATCTGTGTACAGAAAATGAAACGAAAGAGTTTGGGATAGTGCCACATACGCGGTGCTTTCAATGATAAACTCTCAAGTGAATCAGCTGATTTTGATCTGGCGGGAGAGTCAATGGACGACTACCTGGGTTATAACAAACCGGAATACAGAAGAACTAGAAGACGTGCGATCTTCGAGGGGTCGTTCTTCAACATGGCCTTTCTGGTTACTCAAGGCTTCATAGTAACCGGTCTAGCTCTTGAATACGGCGCTTCTGAGATGCTAATCGCCATAATTGGAGTTCTCCCTACGCTTGCTCAACTAGTTCAGCTGCTTGCGCCATTCGTGATGAAGTTTTTCAAGGACAGGAAAAAGGCGATGCTTTTCAGCGCACTTATCGGGAGGATACCACTTGCCTTTATTCCCGTTACACTTGCCCTGGGGATCAAATCGCAATCGCTGCTGCTGATTCTCCTTTCTTCAGTTGCGTTTGGTAACTCTCTTGTGGGCACTTTCTGGGCTTCGATAATGGGAGACGTCATCGATCCCGAAAAGACAGGCAAATATTTTGGTAGACGTAATCTGATTCTCTCTCTGGGCACAATGCTTATCACTCCATTGTACTCGTTTATACTGGATCGTTATACGGGTTCTTTGGGATTTGTCATTGTAACTTCTATGGCAAGTGTATTTGCAGTAATAACGATTGTTCTTCTCAAGAGCCACTATGCTCCTCCAGTGAAGACGTTTGGCCAGGGAAGAGTATTCAAGGAAGTTTTTGCCAATCTCAGATTCAGGCAGTACTTGAAGTTCGCTGTAGTATGGAATTTTGCAATTACTATCTCCGGACCTTTCTACGCCTACCACCAGCTTGTGAACCTCGAGATCAGCTACTCGTATCTGAGTGTTATGAGTATAGTCGCCTCACTTGCCTCCATGATGATGTACGTTGTTTGGGGCAAGATATCCGACCAGATAGGACACCAGTCGGTTGCGGAGTTTGGAGTACTTGGAGCAACGATTCTCGCTCTTATGTGGATTTTTGTCACCCCTCAGACGGCTGCTATACTAATACCTGTCGATGCCGTAGTAACGGGAGTTGTTTGGAGTGCAATTAACCTGTGTGTCTTCACCATGATGATGGGGATGATCAGGGGTCACTCGGTGGAATCCTATGTGGCCGTTCAGGCATTCTTGAATGGTCTGGGTGCTTTGGCCGGCTCTCTCCTAGGAGGTTTTGTCGCTTCGTACTTGAAGGGAAAGAGTATGACGATACTGGGAGTAGACTTCTACGGCATTCAGGTGATCTTCCTGCTGGGCTCCTTCTTCAGGTTCATGGCGTTTCTTCTTCTCAAGAGAGTGCAGACGACAAAGATTAAGACTGTACCTCAGGTCTTCTTCAACGTCATGTCTACTGTGGGAAGAAGAATGGCTACGAGACCGTATGAATTCCCCATGCTTCAACTCAGGCCTAAAAAGAGAAGACCTGAGGACGAGCCTTTGAAGCTCGACCTGCCTGCCTCTCTGGAGGATACAAGCGACATCGAAGAGAACACTTCCGAAGAACCCAAAGACGGCGCTGACCAGGAAAAGAGATCAGACTCCTAAGCGATATCTCCAAGCTCGTACTGCAGTCTGTGGAGATCCGAGTATATTCCTCCCTTTGAGAGGAGCTCATCGTGAGTTCCCGACTCTACAAGCATACCTTTATGAATCACCATTATTCTGTCTGCATTTCTTATGGTGGAGAGCCTGTGAGCGATCGTGATCATTGTCTTCTCTTTTGAAATTCTCTCCATAGCCTTCTGAATTAGAGCCTCTGTCTCTGTGTCGACATTCGCAGTCGCCTCGTCGAGAACAAGAATATCCGTATTGAAGGCAACGGCCCTGGCAAGCGCAATCAGCTGTCGCTCTCCGGCAGACAATGTGCCCCCTCTTTCAAGGATTACTGAATCGTATTTATCTGGAAGGCGATCAATGAAGTGATGAGCATAGACGTACTTTGCAGCCTCTATAGCCTTCTCCCTCGAAATCGTCTCGTCGAAGAGACGAATATTATCGAGAATACTTCCTGAGAAGAGGAAGACATCCTGTAGTACAACTCCAACCTTCTTACGTAAACTCTGGAGATTGTAGTCGTAGATGTTCTTGCCATCTATCCTTATCTGGCCGGCCTGAATCTTATACAGTCCGGTGAGAATGCTGATGATCGAGGTCTTGCCGGCTCCAGTTTCGCCGACGAAGGCGATCTTCTCCTTCGGTTTCACCCCAAAGCTGATGTCCTTCAACACTTTGTGCTCACCGTCATACGCGAAGGTCACATTTTCAAACTCAACGCTTCCTTCGAGCGCCTTCGTGGCAGCCTTATCGGGATTGTATGTCTCTTCGTTCTCGTCCATCAGCTTAAAGATCTTCTCGGCCGAGGCAAGCGCATTCTGTACAATGTCGTACTTTTCTGCGATGTCATGCAGCGGTCGGAAGAACATATCGATGTACGAAATGAAGGCAACAAGCACTCCGAAGGCCAGCGTGTTTCCCAGAATGCTTTTTACGCCAAACCAGATAACGATAGCTATGGTCACATAATAAAGAAGATCCAACAGCGGTCTGAAAATGGCAAATACCCAGAGCTGTTCCATAAGGCTCTTTAGGTGGCTCTTGTTAACCGAATCGAACTCGCTCTTCTTCCTAACTTCCTGATTGAAGACCTGGGTGATAGACATGCCGGAGATATGCTCGGCAAGGAAGGCGTTGATTATCGCAAGGCGCGTTCTCACCTTTCTATAGGCTATCCTGTCGAAGTAACGGAAAACGAAGATCGCTCCCGCAATGATCGGAAGAATGGCCACTGTGATCAATCCCAGGTAAGTAGATAGGTTAAGCATTATTATGATGATTCCTCCCAGCAGGAGGACGTCTTTCACCATCGACGTAATGACGCTTGTAAAGAACTCGGCAAGATTCTGCGTGTCGTTAGCAACCCTAGTCGCCAATCTTCCGCTGGGATTCGTGTCAAAAAACCTCATCGGCACTCTCAGAAGATGCCGGAAGAGGTCCACCCTGATACCATGAGTTATCTTCTGTCCCATGTAGGATGTTGCATAGACCTGCCCGTAATTGACGAAGAAAAGCGAAACGAGGATCAGGATCATGAAGATTGCTATCTGACCTATCCCGTTAAGGTCTTGCACCCTCAAGTCTCTGAGTTGTTCTTCGGTTATCGGATAACTTGTCGTACCGTCGGTCACACTGTAGAGACCCGACTCATCCTGTTGGAGATAGAAAACTCCTTCATCGGATTCAGCGAAGCTAAAGGAACCGTTTTCTTCAACCACGACCAGCGAATACTGATTGTCCATGTAGTTGTCTATTGCTCTTCTCATCAGGAGTGGTGGAAGGAGATCAAGCACCGAAGAGGCTCCGATCAAAATCAAACTGAGAATCAGAATAGCGACATAGGGCTTCGTATACTTCCACAGCCTGAAGACGACTCGCCAGTCTTCAACCTTAAGTTTCTCTTCTACTTCGCTGTATACGTTTTCGGCCATGCTATTCCTCCTCGAGCTTTTCTTCTAACATCTGTCTCTCGTACATCCTCTGGTAAAGGCCTCCGCCCTGAACTAGATCGGAGTGTACGCCCCTCTCGACTACCTTGCCTTCATGGAGCACATAAATCTCGTCGGAATCCACCACGGCCTTTAACCTGTGAGAGATGACGATTATCGATCTGGTGTCCTCGGAGTCCTTCAAGGATTTTAGAATCTCCGTTTCAGTCTCGGTATCGACGGCCGAAAGGCAATCATCGAGCACAACGAGCGGTGCCTCCTTTATGAGTGCCCTCGCTATAGAAATCCTCTGTTTCTGACCTCCCGAAAGGGTCACGCCTCTCTCACCCACAATGGTTTTGTACCCATTGCTGAAGCCTTCGATATCCTCATGAATCGAGGCGATGCTCGCGTACTTTTTAACTTCTTCGTCGGATATTCCCATGTCTCCGAAACGAATGTTGTTTCCAACGGTCTCGGAGAAGAGAAAGGTCTCCTGCGGAACGTAAGCAACATTTTCTCTTATCGCCTTAGGTTCCAGTTTATTTATATCCACTCCATCTATGAACAGCATCCCTTCGTCAACGGGGTACAGCCTGGCGATCAATTTTGCAATCGTCGACTTTCCCGAGCCAGTGGTTCCGACGATGGCTATCTTAGAGCCGGGTCTGACTTCGAAATCAATGTTTTCAAGGGCAGGTCTGCTTCCGGTCGGGTAGGTGAAGGTGAGGTTCTTCATGACTATATGACCTTCAAATTCGTCGATTTTTACAGGGTCATCGGTAGTTATGTTGTTATCTTCTTCAAGGACTTCCATAAGCCTTCTGTAAGAGGCGCGTCCTCTCTGGATGATGTTGATCACCCAGCCAAAGGCCGTCATCGGCCAGATCAGCATTCCCAGGTACGAAGTGAACGTGATGTACTCTCCTAGAGTTATCTGACCCAGTATTACCATGCGTCCTCCAAACAATGTCGCCAGCACAGTACCAAGCATAGAGAGAGTTTGAATCAACGGGAAGAACATTCCCCAGACCCTTACAAGAGCCATGTTCTTCTCTACATACATATCTGACTTATCGGAGAGCGTTCCATTTCTAAGGTCCTCGATTCCGTAGCTCTTTATAAGCCGGACTCCTGAGATGGACTCTTCAATTGTATCTGTAAGATCGGAAAAGGATGCCTGGACCATTTTGAATCTCTTATGAATCATCTTTCCAAAGAAGGTTGAAACGATAGCCAGCGCCGGAAGCGGAGCGATTGAGATCCATGTCAGATTCCAGTTCGTGAAAAGCCCCATTGCAAAGATCGTTAC
This genomic window from Mesotoga sp. Brook.08.105.5.1 contains:
- a CDS encoding ABC transporter ATP-binding protein, producing the protein MAENVYSEVEEKLKVEDWRVVFRLWKYTKPYVAILILSLILIGASSVLDLLPPLLMRRAIDNYMDNQYSLVVVEENGSFSFAESDEGVFYLQQDESGLYSVTDGTTSYPITEEQLRDLRVQDLNGIGQIAIFMILILVSLFFVNYGQVYATSYMGQKITHGIRVDLFRHLLRVPMRFFDTNPSGRLATRVANDTQNLAEFFTSVITSMVKDVLLLGGIIIIMLNLSTYLGLITVAILPIIAGAIFVFRYFDRIAYRKVRTRLAIINAFLAEHISGMSITQVFNQEVRKKSEFDSVNKSHLKSLMEQLWVFAIFRPLLDLLYYVTIAIVIWFGVKSILGNTLAFGVLVAFISYIDMFFRPLHDIAEKYDIVQNALASAEKIFKLMDENEETYNPDKAATKALEGSVEFENVTFAYDGEHKVLKDISFGVKPKEKIAFVGETGAGKTSIISILTGLYKIQAGQIRIDGKNIYDYNLQSLRKKVGVVLQDVFLFSGSILDNIRLFDETISREKAIEAAKYVYAHHFIDRLPDKYDSVILERGGTLSAGERQLIALARAVAFNTDILVLDEATANVDTETEALIQKAMERISKEKTMITIAHRLSTIRNADRIMVIHKGMLVESGTHDELLSKGGIYSDLHRLQYELGDIA
- a CDS encoding ABC transporter ATP-binding protein, which gives rise to MIRDFLKHNWPRYLYGAIFLILVDLLMLITPRVIGLIVDEIRGGAQDLGFVRLLIFAVIGVAFGLFITRLFWRVFIMGAARKFEYYTRKTLFEKLLTLPPTFYDRTRVGDLMARFTNDVNAVRMAMGPAIVMIIDAFFLVTVTIFAMGLFTNWNLTWISIAPLPALAIVSTFFGKMIHKRFKMVQASFSDLTDTIEESISGVRLIKSYGIEDLRNGTLSDKSDMYVEKNMALVRVWGMFFPLIQTLSMLGTVLATLFGGRMVILGQITLGEYITFTSYLGMLIWPMTAFGWVINIIQRGRASYRRLMEVLEEDNNITTDDPVKIDEFEGHIVMKNLTFTYPTGSRPALENIDFEVRPGSKIAIVGTTGSGKSTIAKLIARLYPVDEGMLFIDGVDINKLEPKAIRENVAYVPQETFLFSETVGNNIRFGDMGISDEEVKKYASIASIHEDIEGFSNGYKTIVGERGVTLSGGQKQRISIARALIKEAPLVVLDDCLSAVDTETETEILKSLKDSEDTRSIIVISHRLKAVVDSDEIYVLHEGKVVERGVHSDLVQGGGLYQRMYERQMLEEKLEEE
- a CDS encoding MFS transporter codes for the protein MDDYLGYNKPEYRRTRRRAIFEGSFFNMAFLVTQGFIVTGLALEYGASEMLIAIIGVLPTLAQLVQLLAPFVMKFFKDRKKAMLFSALIGRIPLAFIPVTLALGIKSQSLLLILLSSVAFGNSLVGTFWASIMGDVIDPEKTGKYFGRRNLILSLGTMLITPLYSFILDRYTGSLGFVIVTSMASVFAVITIVLLKSHYAPPVKTFGQGRVFKEVFANLRFRQYLKFAVVWNFAITISGPFYAYHQLVNLEISYSYLSVMSIVASLASMMMYVVWGKISDQIGHQSVAEFGVLGATILALMWIFVTPQTAAILIPVDAVVTGVVWSAINLCVFTMMMGMIRGHSVESYVAVQAFLNGLGALAGSLLGGFVASYLKGKSMTILGVDFYGIQVIFLLGSFFRFMAFLLLKRVQTTKIKTVPQVFFNVMSTVGRRMATRPYEFPMLQLRPKKRRPEDEPLKLDLPASLEDTSDIEENTSEEPKDGADQEKRSDS